The following proteins come from a genomic window of Pirellula staleyi DSM 6068:
- a CDS encoding trypsin-like peptidase domain-containing protein — MLQQRRGNRRFWQCINQQRQLLLRSIVAIPLSLSATIAWADPPTDFPSQVEFPARPTSVAKASLSDATSSTSSMREAEYASIASEAEELERHYNLIKRVVKLITPTVVHIEARQEVAGRADRSIDEAGSGVVIEHDERLYVITNRHVIKGSSLSLIKIKQADGVEIRPTQVWTDPETDIAILAVTSDTLLPAKLGDSRKLDIGDFVLAVGSPFGLSHSVTYGIVSAKGRRDLQLGDDGVRFQDFLQTDAAINPGNSGGPLLNLRGEVIGINTAIASSSGGSEGIGFAIPMNMVMVVAKQLIERGTVTRAYLGVRLDSSFTLEAARAAGLSRIEGAKVTGITPGSPAEASEIEIGDVITHFDGLRIEDDNHLINLVSLTPVNDEVEVLLLRSGKKMTIRVRVGDRSAIEPKQQ, encoded by the coding sequence ATGTTGCAACAACGTCGCGGGAATCGTCGGTTTTGGCAGTGCATCAATCAGCAGCGACAACTGCTGCTGCGCTCGATCGTTGCGATTCCTCTCTCGCTTTCGGCGACGATTGCGTGGGCCGATCCGCCGACAGATTTTCCGTCGCAAGTGGAATTTCCAGCTCGGCCGACGTCGGTAGCCAAAGCATCACTCTCCGATGCCACGAGCTCGACATCTAGCATGCGAGAAGCCGAGTACGCTTCGATTGCCTCCGAAGCGGAAGAACTCGAGCGGCACTATAACCTCATCAAGCGGGTAGTGAAGCTCATCACACCGACGGTGGTGCATATCGAAGCGCGACAAGAGGTTGCGGGACGCGCGGATCGAAGCATCGATGAAGCTGGCAGCGGCGTGGTGATCGAGCACGACGAACGTCTGTATGTCATCACCAATCGACATGTGATCAAAGGCTCGAGCCTCTCGCTGATTAAGATCAAACAGGCCGATGGAGTCGAGATTCGTCCGACGCAGGTTTGGACCGATCCCGAGACCGATATTGCCATCCTGGCGGTGACAAGCGACACCCTGTTGCCAGCCAAACTGGGAGATAGTCGCAAACTAGACATTGGAGATTTTGTGCTCGCGGTCGGGAGTCCCTTTGGCCTCAGCCATAGCGTGACGTACGGCATTGTGAGTGCGAAAGGACGACGAGATTTGCAACTCGGAGACGACGGCGTACGGTTCCAGGATTTCCTCCAGACCGACGCGGCGATCAACCCGGGCAATAGTGGCGGCCCCTTGCTGAACTTGCGCGGTGAAGTGATTGGGATCAACACCGCCATTGCCAGCAGCAGTGGTGGCAGTGAGGGAATCGGTTTCGCGATTCCCATGAACATGGTGATGGTGGTGGCTAAGCAGTTGATTGAGCGCGGGACCGTGACCCGCGCTTATCTCGGTGTGCGACTCGACAGCAGCTTTACACTCGAAGCTGCCCGCGCTGCAGGACTATCGCGCATCGAGGGTGCGAAAGTCACCGGCATCACTCCCGGCTCACCCGCTGAAGCTTCCGAGATCGAAATCGGCGATGTGATCACGCACTTTGATGGACTCCGCATCGAAGATGACAATCACCTGATCAATCTGGTGAGCCTGACACCGGTGAACGACGAAGTCGAGGTGCTACTGCTGCGGAGTGGTAAGAAGATGACGATCCGCGTGCGTGTCGGAGACCGTAGTGCGATTGAGCCGAAGCAGCAGTGA
- a CDS encoding PDZ domain-containing protein, producing the protein MSRRVIIAQMAATIVALVGFNSPLVAVEAELPKSTAAQNADPQATEKVLQSLVADLSHEDYTRRETASRALADAGLPAIKLVASKIMAGDAESSWRASRVLENIAMQGDEAALAEVSRVLAEIQSQGKTAVSGLLSDLRKRRAKLRHDRSLAELRSLGAKISGDGDQQVMLEAEAADGGAVLVEVVADGVRMMIAEAVEVRAAEVAVKELAPEAPKFREREAFDGPVELEELKADLHRLAEENSEGAPANGAAVEAAELAVELVPADAPPQDIEAAPAPPELAPLADLDDLEALPELPPEPIVAVEADALDAVEAGIDFLPALDFAFVADPGFDVLLEDVIDGVAYREALIDSSWRGSDEGLALFADVPEVKSLRIESTKLSERGMEILARSTKLAELHVKKVDLTVAALEKVRKAQPECVVYAVGPAMIGINAEPKQSPCILTSVFFGSGAYEAGLAEGDEITHIDGREIKGFSDVTISVYHRQPGETLKVNYLRGGKPLVAEVKLKPRDALVLAAPAEMMPALPPVALPIIGGPIILEEEEEKLSIELDE; encoded by the coding sequence ATGTCGAGGCGAGTAATTATTGCGCAGATGGCAGCCACGATTGTGGCTTTAGTGGGATTTAATTCCCCGCTCGTTGCCGTCGAAGCTGAATTACCCAAGTCAACCGCTGCACAGAACGCCGACCCCCAGGCTACGGAAAAAGTACTTCAAAGTCTCGTCGCCGATCTTTCGCACGAGGACTATACGCGTCGCGAAACAGCCTCGCGTGCACTTGCCGACGCTGGTTTGCCAGCTATCAAGCTCGTCGCCAGCAAAATCATGGCAGGAGATGCTGAGTCATCTTGGCGAGCCAGCCGAGTTCTCGAAAACATTGCGATGCAAGGTGACGAAGCGGCCCTAGCAGAGGTCTCGCGCGTTCTGGCCGAGATCCAGTCGCAGGGCAAAACGGCTGTCAGTGGACTTCTGAGCGATTTGCGAAAGCGTCGCGCCAAACTCCGCCACGATCGCTCGCTCGCCGAACTACGTTCACTCGGTGCCAAAATCTCGGGCGACGGCGACCAGCAAGTCATGCTCGAAGCCGAAGCTGCCGATGGCGGTGCCGTCCTGGTAGAAGTCGTCGCTGACGGCGTTCGGATGATGATTGCCGAGGCGGTAGAAGTTCGAGCCGCAGAAGTTGCCGTCAAAGAATTGGCTCCTGAAGCTCCTAAGTTTCGAGAGCGAGAAGCTTTCGATGGTCCGGTCGAACTCGAAGAACTTAAGGCCGATCTTCATCGCCTCGCTGAAGAAAATTCCGAAGGAGCTCCGGCGAACGGAGCAGCTGTCGAGGCTGCCGAACTCGCGGTCGAACTTGTTCCAGCTGATGCTCCTCCGCAGGACATTGAAGCTGCACCTGCTCCCCCCGAACTTGCCCCGCTGGCCGACCTCGACGATCTCGAGGCACTTCCTGAACTTCCCCCCGAACCGATTGTGGCAGTCGAAGCCGACGCGCTTGATGCCGTCGAAGCAGGAATCGATTTTCTCCCCGCTCTCGATTTCGCTTTCGTCGCCGATCCTGGCTTCGATGTGCTCCTCGAAGATGTCATCGATGGAGTTGCTTACCGCGAAGCACTCATCGACAGCTCTTGGCGTGGAAGTGACGAAGGGCTCGCACTTTTCGCCGATGTTCCCGAAGTAAAGTCGCTGCGAATCGAAAGCACCAAGCTCTCTGAGCGTGGTATGGAAATTCTGGCTCGCAGCACCAAGCTGGCAGAACTGCACGTGAAGAAGGTCGACCTGACAGTCGCCGCTCTCGAGAAAGTGCGAAAAGCTCAGCCTGAATGCGTCGTCTACGCCGTGGGGCCTGCGATGATTGGGATCAATGCCGAGCCCAAGCAATCACCCTGCATTTTGACGAGCGTCTTTTTTGGTAGCGGGGCCTATGAAGCAGGTCTTGCTGAAGGGGACGAGATCACCCACATCGACGGTCGCGAGATCAAGGGCTTTAGCGATGTCACAATCTCGGTCTATCATCGCCAGCCCGGCGAAACCCTCAAGGTGAACTACCTGCGCGGTGGCAAGCCCCTGGTTGCTGAAGTGAAGCTAAAGCCTCGCGATGCGCTCGTCTTGGCTGCACCAGCTGAAATGATGCCAGCGCTTCCGCCAGTGGCCCTGCCGATTATCGGTGGGCCCATCATCCTCGAAGAGGAAGAAGAAAAACTCAGCATCGAGCTCGACGAGTAA